A genomic window from Xyrauchen texanus isolate HMW12.3.18 chromosome 31, RBS_HiC_50CHRs, whole genome shotgun sequence includes:
- the LOC127625400 gene encoding uncharacterized protein LOC127625400 isoform X1: MTSTTVGSGVWRLHAVLDESDPDSSPEAPQQFKKMRSSSSLNSLRMSLRKRLPLKPVQSNINISENPTWESLQMNQKDSAVRKMTRSAKNSIGNVYQRFQRSRQSHQECLVMTPGRMSDGEYDCTGTSQTPKRSAACNTNTPRRTPRSTSKRTPRGTHTPKACDKTSVLTVKTRGTRRQLVRMAALKSPFASPNTMNRRRQFDEDLDGVSKGLRRLKRLSQAFDDAIGRDDRVQAMEHYKTVMTMGYSSTKSSLSRGLNRASIRNQTQRMQQAVSGWTGVALSNIRKAP, encoded by the exons ATGACGTCCACTACTGTCGGGAGCGGGGTCTGGAGGTTGCATGCTGTCCTCGATGAGTCTGATCCTGACAGCTCACCCGAAGCACCGCAGCAGTTTAAGAAGATGCGCTCCTCCAGCTCACTGAATTCACTCAGAATGTCTCTACGCAAACGACTCCCATTGAAACCAGTGCAGTCTAATATCAACATCTCCGAGAATCCCACCTGGGAGTCTCTTCAGATGAACCAAAAGGACAGTGCTGTCCGCAAAATGACCCGCAGTGCAAAAAACTCAATTGGGAACGTCTATCAG AGGTTTCAACGGAGCAGACAGTCACATCAAGAGTGTCTGGTGATGACACCCGGTAGAATGTCTGATGGGGAGTATGATTGCACTGGGACATCACAGACTCCGAAGCGATCCGCTGCCTGTAATACAAACACCCCCAGGCGAACTCCAAGGTCAACCAGCAAGCGAACTCCTCGAGGGACCCATACGCCAAAGGCCTGTGACAAAACTTCTGTTTTGACAGTGAAGACCAGGGGCACCAGGAGGCAGCTGGTTCGCATGGCAGCACTGAAAAGCCCTTTCGCCTCACCCAACACTATGAACCGCAGGAG GCAGTTTGATGAGGATCTGGATGGTGTGTCTAAAGGCCTCCGGAGGCTAAAGCGTCTCTCTCAAGCTTTTGATGATGCAATTGGGAGAGATGACCG GGTCCAGGCCATGGAGCACTACAAAACAGTCATGACTATGGGCTACAGCTCCACCAAGAGCAGTCTTTCCAGAGGACTGAACAGGGCTTCCATCCGAAATCAAACCCAACGCATGCAGCAGGCAGTGAGCGGCTGGACTGGTGTAGCCCTGTCAAACATCCGCAAAGCCCCTTAA
- the LOC127625400 gene encoding uncharacterized protein LOC127625400 isoform X3: MTSTTVGSGVWRLHAVLDESDPDSSPEAPQQFKKMRSSSSLNSLRMSLRKRLPLKPVQSNINISENPTWESLQMNQKDSAVRKMTRSAKNSIGNVYQRFQRSRQSHQECLVMTPGRMSDGEYDCTGTSQTPKRSAACNTNTPRRTPRSTSKRTPRGTHTPKACDKTSVLTVKTRGTRRQLVRMAALKSPFASPNTMNRRRQFDEDLDGVSKGLRRLKRLSQAFDDAIGRDDRFRDCLIMD; the protein is encoded by the exons ATGACGTCCACTACTGTCGGGAGCGGGGTCTGGAGGTTGCATGCTGTCCTCGATGAGTCTGATCCTGACAGCTCACCCGAAGCACCGCAGCAGTTTAAGAAGATGCGCTCCTCCAGCTCACTGAATTCACTCAGAATGTCTCTACGCAAACGACTCCCATTGAAACCAGTGCAGTCTAATATCAACATCTCCGAGAATCCCACCTGGGAGTCTCTTCAGATGAACCAAAAGGACAGTGCTGTCCGCAAAATGACCCGCAGTGCAAAAAACTCAATTGGGAACGTCTATCAG AGGTTTCAACGGAGCAGACAGTCACATCAAGAGTGTCTGGTGATGACACCCGGTAGAATGTCTGATGGGGAGTATGATTGCACTGGGACATCACAGACTCCGAAGCGATCCGCTGCCTGTAATACAAACACCCCCAGGCGAACTCCAAGGTCAACCAGCAAGCGAACTCCTCGAGGGACCCATACGCCAAAGGCCTGTGACAAAACTTCTGTTTTGACAGTGAAGACCAGGGGCACCAGGAGGCAGCTGGTTCGCATGGCAGCACTGAAAAGCCCTTTCGCCTCACCCAACACTATGAACCGCAGGAG GCAGTTTGATGAGGATCTGGATGGTGTGTCTAAAGGCCTCCGGAGGCTAAAGCGTCTCTCTCAAGCTTTTGATGATGCAATTGGGAGAGATGACCG ATTCAGGGACTGTCTAATCATGgattaa
- the LOC127625400 gene encoding uncharacterized protein LOC127625400 isoform X2, protein MTSTTVGSGVWRLHAVLDESDPDSSPEAPQQFKKMRSSSSLNSLRMSLRKRLPLKPVQSNINISENPTWESLQMNQKDSAVRKMTRSAKNSIGNVYQRFQRSRQSHQECLVMTPGRMSDGEYDCTGTSQTPKRSAACNTNTPRRTPRSTSKRTPRGTHTPKACDKTSVLTVKTRGTRRQLVRMAALKSPFASPNTMNRRRQFDEDLDGVSKGLRRLKRLSQAFDDAIGRDDRDRFRDCLIMD, encoded by the exons ATGACGTCCACTACTGTCGGGAGCGGGGTCTGGAGGTTGCATGCTGTCCTCGATGAGTCTGATCCTGACAGCTCACCCGAAGCACCGCAGCAGTTTAAGAAGATGCGCTCCTCCAGCTCACTGAATTCACTCAGAATGTCTCTACGCAAACGACTCCCATTGAAACCAGTGCAGTCTAATATCAACATCTCCGAGAATCCCACCTGGGAGTCTCTTCAGATGAACCAAAAGGACAGTGCTGTCCGCAAAATGACCCGCAGTGCAAAAAACTCAATTGGGAACGTCTATCAG AGGTTTCAACGGAGCAGACAGTCACATCAAGAGTGTCTGGTGATGACACCCGGTAGAATGTCTGATGGGGAGTATGATTGCACTGGGACATCACAGACTCCGAAGCGATCCGCTGCCTGTAATACAAACACCCCCAGGCGAACTCCAAGGTCAACCAGCAAGCGAACTCCTCGAGGGACCCATACGCCAAAGGCCTGTGACAAAACTTCTGTTTTGACAGTGAAGACCAGGGGCACCAGGAGGCAGCTGGTTCGCATGGCAGCACTGAAAAGCCCTTTCGCCTCACCCAACACTATGAACCGCAGGAG GCAGTTTGATGAGGATCTGGATGGTGTGTCTAAAGGCCTCCGGAGGCTAAAGCGTCTCTCTCAAGCTTTTGATGATGCAATTGGGAGAGATGACCG CGACAGATTCAGGGACTGTCTAATCATGgattaa